One window from the genome of Acinetobacter sp. ANC 7912 encodes:
- a CDS encoding hydroxymethylpyrimidine/phosphomethylpyrimidine kinase — MRPTVLCFSGLDPSGGAGLQADIEAVGQSGAHAAIACTALTIQNSQQVFGFEATSKNLLLAQAHAVVGDLPIRGVKSGMLGTTENIEALAEFLNEHPEYFYVLDPVLVANSGGSLGDQATLVKAFTQLIPHATIITPNTVELRALTGEQDLELATQKLFAMGAKAVLVKGGHEDTPDYIQNSLYINGELINQTRCARLEGEYHGSGCSLASFIAGRLALGDQLKTAVQHAETWLFGVLKNAETPIPNGQKIPKRFG, encoded by the coding sequence TTGCGCCCTACTGTATTGTGCTTTTCAGGTCTGGATCCTTCTGGCGGAGCAGGCCTTCAGGCGGATATTGAAGCGGTTGGCCAAAGTGGCGCCCATGCCGCGATCGCCTGCACTGCCCTGACCATCCAAAACTCGCAACAGGTGTTTGGCTTTGAGGCAACTTCGAAAAACTTGCTGCTTGCTCAGGCCCATGCAGTCGTGGGTGATTTGCCGATTCGCGGTGTAAAGTCTGGCATGCTTGGAACGACCGAGAACATTGAAGCATTGGCCGAGTTTCTGAATGAGCATCCGGAATATTTCTATGTCTTGGATCCTGTCTTAGTCGCAAATAGTGGCGGTTCGCTTGGCGATCAAGCCACCTTAGTTAAAGCCTTCACCCAGCTAATTCCACATGCCACTATTATTACTCCGAATACGGTAGAATTGCGCGCACTCACTGGTGAGCAGGATCTGGAACTTGCCACTCAAAAACTGTTTGCCATGGGTGCTAAAGCGGTTCTAGTCAAAGGTGGCCATGAAGATACGCCAGACTACATTCAAAACAGTCTTTATATTAATGGTGAACTGATCAACCAGACTCGCTGTGCCCGACTTGAAGGTGAATATCATGGTTCCGGCTGTTCACTGGCCAGCTTTATCGCTGGTCGTCTAGCCTTAGGTGACCAGCTTAAAACTGCGGTTCAGCATGCTGAAACCTGGTTATTTGGCGTATTAAAAAATGCCGAAACACCGATTCCAAATGGCCAAAAGATTCCAAAACGTTTTGGTTAA
- a CDS encoding IS5-like element ISAba31 family transposase, which yields MPRTMLTDQHWQKLKVILRNLSIHHNSNLRNFIEAILYRIRTGCPWRDIPSCFGHSNSIFKRFNRWSSSGKLLFKLLASCPDMEWIFIDGSHVRAHQHSAGIANQSISKSVGGNSSKIHLIVDAHGNPIDFMITDGTTHDVKVAPDLISTLDLKETKVVCADKGYDSEPLREQIRKTGTKANIPKKTNSQSNNDHMDWYLYKIRHLVENMFCRLKQFRGIATRYDKLKRNYQSSVALACIFLWLPL from the coding sequence ATGCCTCGTACCATGCTGACAGATCAACACTGGCAAAAGTTGAAAGTTATTCTGCGCAATTTATCCATTCACCACAACTCAAATTTACGCAATTTTATTGAAGCTATTCTCTATAGAATTAGAACAGGCTGTCCGTGGCGAGATATTCCTTCTTGTTTTGGTCATTCCAACTCTATTTTCAAACGTTTTAATCGTTGGTCAAGCAGCGGTAAGTTACTATTCAAATTACTAGCCTCATGCCCCGATATGGAGTGGATTTTTATTGATGGCTCTCATGTACGTGCTCATCAACATTCTGCCGGCATAGCGAATCAATCTATTTCTAAAAGTGTAGGAGGAAACTCCTCAAAAATACATTTGATTGTTGATGCACATGGCAATCCTATTGATTTCATGATTACCGATGGAACCACACATGATGTTAAAGTTGCGCCTGATTTAATATCAACATTAGATTTAAAAGAGACAAAAGTGGTATGTGCAGATAAAGGCTATGATTCAGAACCACTGCGTGAACAGATCAGGAAAACAGGGACTAAAGCGAATATACCAAAGAAAACGAATAGCCAATCGAACAATGATCATATGGACTGGTATTTATATAAAATCAGGCATTTAGTTGAAAATATGTTTTGTAGATTAAAGCAATTTAGAGGAATAGCTACTCGATATGACAAGCTCAAAAGAAATTATCAAAGTTCTGTTGCCTTAGCCTGTATATTTTTATGGCTACCTTTATAG
- a CDS encoding ribonuclease E inhibitor RraB has product MSRDYQQFPDDENGNVLWQMFQDGDDLTEAHEIEFSIAFNEEEQADRCALHLLKEEQKISLFQDEESDTLEWVITIYVYMEPAYEDIVDLEQWFTKIANEFGGVYDGWGCMAYVYDDVDDEELSFKS; this is encoded by the coding sequence ATGTCACGTGATTATCAGCAGTTCCCCGATGATGAAAATGGCAACGTACTCTGGCAGATGTTTCAGGATGGGGATGACCTCACCGAAGCGCATGAAATTGAATTTTCAATTGCCTTTAATGAAGAAGAACAGGCGGATCGCTGTGCCTTGCACCTGTTAAAAGAAGAACAAAAAATCAGCCTGTTTCAGGATGAAGAAAGTGACACGCTGGAGTGGGTGATTACCATTTATGTTTATATGGAACCGGCTTACGAAGATATTGTCGATCTGGAGCAATGGTTTACCAAAATCGCCAATGAATTTGGTGGCGTCTACGACGGTTGGGGTTGTATGGCCTATGTCTATGATGACGTGGATGATGAAGAGCTGTCTTTTAAAAGCTAA
- a CDS encoding 5-carboxymethyl-2-hydroxymuconate Delta-isomerase, translated as MPHLHIEYSDNLQSLEIKSMLLAIHQALFDAKYITEPKDLKSRAICQKDYVIGLDVNTAQAYVHAKVSLLSGRSPELKQAISQCVLQVLQQHVQPQLGLEIQLCVEILDMPREYYSKAVV; from the coding sequence ATGCCTCATCTTCATATCGAATATTCAGACAATCTCCAGAGCCTTGAAATCAAATCAATGTTACTGGCGATCCATCAGGCACTTTTTGATGCAAAATACATTACTGAGCCGAAAGATCTGAAAAGTCGTGCGATTTGTCAGAAGGATTATGTTATCGGTCTGGATGTGAATACAGCGCAGGCTTATGTGCATGCGAAAGTTTCATTATTGTCTGGCCGTAGTCCTGAATTGAAACAGGCCATTTCGCAATGTGTACTGCAAGTGCTGCAACAGCATGTGCAGCCGCAACTAGGCTTGGAGATTCAGCTGTGTGTGGAAATTCTGGATATGCCAAGAGAGTACTATAGTAAAGCTGTGGTCTAA
- a CDS encoding HAD family hydrolase: MIRNILIDLDGTLTDPKVGITTSVRYGLEKIGHPISPDTNIDWIIGPPLKASLAKILNVDNNHVLAEQALEAYRERFAVKGLYENKVFPNVAETLTELNQRGYQLFLATAKPTIYARQILEHFGLDQYFKGIYGSELNGERTNKGDLIEYILQQEQLDPATCIMVGDREHDIFGARRNGIDTIAVTYGYGSAEEFAQAKPKFQINQFNEITQCLD, from the coding sequence GTGATTCGGAATATATTGATTGATCTGGATGGAACATTAACGGATCCAAAAGTTGGAATTACCACTTCTGTACGTTATGGCCTGGAAAAAATCGGGCATCCCATCAGCCCGGATACCAATATTGACTGGATCATTGGTCCGCCTTTAAAAGCTTCTCTGGCAAAAATCCTCAATGTAGATAATAACCATGTTCTGGCAGAGCAGGCATTGGAAGCTTACCGTGAACGTTTTGCAGTGAAAGGCTTATATGAAAACAAAGTTTTTCCAAATGTGGCAGAAACTTTGACCGAGCTGAACCAACGTGGTTATCAACTCTTTCTGGCAACAGCCAAACCGACCATCTATGCCCGACAGATTCTGGAACATTTTGGGCTGGATCAATACTTCAAAGGTATTTATGGCAGTGAGTTAAATGGTGAACGAACCAATAAAGGTGATTTGATTGAATATATCCTGCAACAGGAACAGTTAGATCCAGCGACCTGCATCATGGTCGGTGACCGTGAGCATGATATTTTCGGTGCTCGTCGGAATGGTATTGATACCATTGCCGTGACTTATGGATATGGTTCAGCAGAAGAGTTTGCTCAGGCGAAACCGAAGTTTCAGATTAACCAGTTCAATGAAATTACCCAATGCTTGGATTAA
- a CDS encoding zinc ribbon domain-containing protein YjdM has protein sequence MALPSCPKCQSEYTYEDGDLLICPECAHEWKEGEDTTEEQVIIKDANGNVLADGDSVTMIKDLKIKGSSSVVKVGTKVKSVRLLPDATDGHNLDCKVDGIGAIKLKSEYVKKA, from the coding sequence ATGGCGCTACCATCTTGTCCAAAATGCCAGTCTGAATATACCTATGAAGATGGGGACTTGCTGATCTGTCCTGAATGCGCACATGAGTGGAAAGAAGGTGAAGATACCACTGAAGAGCAGGTAATCATCAAGGATGCCAATGGCAATGTTCTAGCGGATGGTGATAGTGTGACGATGATTAAAGACCTGAAAATTAAAGGCTCTTCTTCTGTAGTGAAAGTTGGTACCAAAGTAAAAAGTGTGCGTTTGCTGCCAGATGCAACCGATGGGCATAACCTGGATTGTAAAGTGGATGGCATTGGTGCCATCAAGCTGAAATCTGAATATGTAAAAAAAGCATAA
- a CDS encoding nuclear transport factor 2 family protein, with protein sequence MKIFGDPSLGKEIVDLLHEVDRTIAELDVQHSVKLCGSDVTFFDLNTQVHGLEAYEQKWNLYKPYMLHGVTIQRRDVNIHVESNLAFIHCYVKLTPANAEKVKWLSTVKWCRSTICVRKEQGQWKIVHQHVSVPGEFETGAMQVLDLDGENREANI encoded by the coding sequence ATGAAAATCTTCGGGGATCCATCTTTAGGTAAAGAAATTGTTGATTTATTACATGAAGTAGATAGGACAATAGCGGAATTGGATGTTCAGCATTCGGTTAAGTTGTGCGGATCAGATGTTACTTTTTTTGATTTAAATACCCAAGTCCATGGTCTTGAAGCTTATGAACAGAAATGGAATCTCTACAAGCCTTATATGCTTCATGGGGTGACCATACAGCGGCGTGATGTGAATATCCATGTAGAATCTAATTTAGCTTTCATTCATTGCTATGTAAAACTCACACCAGCGAACGCTGAAAAAGTGAAGTGGCTTTCAACTGTAAAATGGTGCCGCTCTACTATATGTGTGAGAAAAGAGCAAGGGCAGTGGAAGATTGTACACCAGCATGTTTCTGTGCCGGGGGAATTTGAAACGGGAGCGATGCAGGTTCTAGATTTGGACGGGGAAAATAGAGAAGCTAATATCTAG